Proteins from a single region of Corvus hawaiiensis isolate bCorHaw1 chromosome 6, bCorHaw1.pri.cur, whole genome shotgun sequence:
- the PATL1 gene encoding protein PAT1 homolog 1 isoform X4 codes for MFRYPSLEDCPLDEDEDAFQALGEEDEDIDQFNDDTFGAGAVDDDWQEAHERLAELEDKAGSSREPDGPVGNDGDVLGDPEDALAERLTRLVIDSELEDPAIMQAVHTRDPPQQPGGLNSSIWDSSAVLRRIRGPLLAQEMPSVSVLDYALPQRPPQARDEERDPSERALPRRSSSPVIGSPPVRVVPIGTPPKQAGIPNFNQQILCPKPVHIRATMQQRYPAPYGERMSPNQLCNVPNSSLLGHPFPHSVSPVLTHLQRAQLLGGAQAGRMSPSQFARVSGLVGSPLPSVNPKLLQGRVGQMMSPAGGFRAFFGAPPAPPPSQLPHPQGPGSHLQNLRPQPQMFRPDTTHLHPQHRRLLHQRQQQNRNQHRSLNGSGGDRGGHRSSHQEQIRKDPYANLMLQREKDWVSKIQMMQLQSTDPYLDDYYYQNYFQKLEKLAAAEEVHGDGPKKERTKLITPQVAKLEHTYKPVQFEGSLGKLTVSSVNNPRKMIDAVVTSRSEDDETKEKQVRDKRRQTLVTIEKTYSLLLDVEDYERRYLLSLEGERPALMGERKQKICDMYDNLRGKAPGQDRLSDDHFMQIMCIRKGKRLVARILPFLAPEQAADVLMATARNLPFLIKKDAQDEVLPCLLRPFSHVLYHLPLGTVTSLVQQLTNLPQSAAAPTNLHLTAVLQNKFGLSLLYLVLSRGEELQSSDTNTELMQDNQWTELMLMATRELLRIPQGALAKPVSIPSNLISLFSRYVDQQKLNLLETKLHLVHGIR; via the exons TCCCTGGAGGACTGCCCGCTGGACGAGGATGAAGACGCCTTCCAGGCCCTGGGGGAGGAGGATGAAGACATCGACCAGTTCAACGATGACACCTTCGGCGCTGGGGCCGTCG ATGACGACTGGCAGGAGGCCCATGAGCGGCTGGCGGAGCTGGAGGACAAGGCCGGGTCGAGCCGGGAGCCGGACGGTCCCGTTGGGAACGACGGGGACGTTCTGGGCGATCCCGAGGACGCACTGGCCGAGCGGCTGACGCGGCTCGTCATCGACAGTGAGCTGGAGGACCCGGCCATCATGCAGGCCGTGCACACCAGGGATCCCCCGCag CAGCCTGGAGGGCTGAATTCCAGCATCTGGGACAGCTCGGCCGTGCTGCGGCGCATCCGGGGACCGCTCCTCGCTCAG GAGATGCCGTCGGTGTCTGTGCTGGATTACGCCCTGCCCCAGAGGCCTCCGCAGGCTCGGGATGAGGAGCGGGATCCGTCGGAGCGGGCGCTGCCCCGGCGCTCCTCGTCCCCCGTCATCGGGAGCCCCCCGGTCCGGGTCGTTCCCATCGGCACCCCCCCCAAACAGGCTGGCATCCCAAACTTCAACCAGCAG ATCCTGTGTCCCAAGCCTGTCCACATCCGAGCTACCATGCAGCAGCGTTATCCCGCTCCCTATGGAGAGAGGATGTCCCCCAACCAGCTCTGCAATGTTCCG AATTCCTCCCTCCTGGGCCACCCGTTCCCCCACAGCGTCTCTCCCGTCCTCACACACCTGCAGAGAGCCCAGCTGCTCGGAGGAGCCCAG GCCGGCCGAATGTCCCCCAGCCAGTTTGCCCGGGTGTCCGGGCTGGTGGGGAGCCCGCTGCCCTCCGTGAATcccaagctgctccagggcagagTTGGGCAGATGATGTCCCCGGCCGGAGGGTTCCGTGCCTTTTTcggggctccccccgccccgcccccctcGCAGCTGCCGCACCCTCAGGGCCCCGGATCCCACCTGCAGAACCTGAG gcCGCAGCCCCAGATGTTCCGGCCGGACACGACGCATTTGCACCCCCAGCACCGCCGGCTCCTGCaccagcggcagcagcagaacCGGAA CCAGCACCGGAGCCTCAACGGCTCCGGGGGGGACCGAGGGGGCCACCGGAGCAGCCATCAGGAGCAAATCCGTAAGGATCCCTACGCCAACCTCATGCTGCAGCGGGAAAAGGACTGGGTGTCCAAGATCCAGATgatgcagctgcagagcactgaCCCCTACCTGGATGATTATTATTACCAG aACTACTTCCAGAAGCTGGAGAAGTTGGCAGCAGCCGAGGAAGTGCATGGTGACGGTCCCAAGAAGGAGCGCACTAAACTCATCACCCCTCAGGTGGCCAAGCTGGAGCACACCTACAAGCCAG TGCAGTTTGAGGGCTCGCTGGGAAAACTCACCGTCTCCAGTGTCAACAACCCCCGGAAGATGATCGACGCCGTGGTGACGTCCCGCAGCGAGGATGAC GAGACGAAGGAGAAGCAAGTCCGGGATAAGAGGCGGCAGACCCTCGTCACGATCGAGAAG ACGTACAGCCTCCTCCTGGACGTGGAGGACTACGAGCGCCGCTACCTCCTGAGCCTGGAAGGGGAGCGGCCAGCCCTGATGGGAGAGAGGAAGCAGAAGATCTGTGACATGTATGACAATCTGAGGGGGAAGGCGCCTGGGCAGGACAG GCTGAGCGATGACCACTTCATGCAGATCATGTGCATCCGGAAAGGAAAACGCCTGGTGGCCCGGATCCTTCCCTTCCTGGCTCCGGAGCAAGCGGCCGACGTGCTCATGGCCACGGCCAGGAACCTGCCCTTCCTCATCAAGAAGGATGCTCAGGATGAG GTGCTTCCCTGCCTCTTGAGGCCCTTTTCCCATGTCCTCTACCACCTTCCCTTGGGAACAGTCACCAGCCTTGTGCAGCAGCTCACGAACCTACCTCAGAGCGCCGCCGCTCCCACCAACCTGCACCTCACTGCTGTGCTCCAAAACAAG TTCGGTCTGTCCCTGCTGTACCTGGTCCTGAGCCGAGGGGAGGAATTGCAGAGTTCGGACACAAACACGGAGCTGATGCAGGACAACCAATG GACGGAGCTGATGCTGATGGCGACCCGGGAGCTCCTGCGGATCCCTCAGGGAGCCTTGGCAAAGCCTGTGTCCATCCCCTCCAACTTGATCTCCCTCTTCTCTCGCTACGTCGACCAGCAGAAGCTGAACCTGCTGGAGACGAAATTGCA CTTAGTGCACGGGATCCGGTAG
- the PATL1 gene encoding protein PAT1 homolog 1 isoform X3, whose amino-acid sequence MALSPVPVPKPGAVPALIPSDGHKEGAEGRDEVEPPLHLGHPDPPEAAAGGGPRSPRGVAEVGDDVGSEAMRKLVPHEGHTSLEDCPLDEDEDAFQALGEEDEDIDQFNDDTFGAGAVDDDWQEAHERLAELEDKAGSSREPDGPVGNDGDVLGDPEDALAERLTRLVIDSELEDPAIMQAVHTRDPPQQPGGLNSSIWDSSAVLRRIRGPLLAQEMPSVSVLDYALPQRPPQARDEERDPSERALPRRSSSPVIGSPPVRVVPIGTPPKQAGIPNFNQQNSSLLGHPFPHSVSPVLTHLQRAQLLGGAQAGRMSPSQFARVSGLVGSPLPSVNPKLLQGRVGQMMSPAGGFRAFFGAPPAPPPSQLPHPQGPGSHLQNLRPQPQMFRPDTTHLHPQHRRLLHQRQQQNRNQHRSLNGSGGDRGGHRSSHQEQIRKDPYANLMLQREKDWVSKIQMMQLQSTDPYLDDYYYQNYFQKLEKLAAAEEVHGDGPKKERTKLITPQVAKLEHTYKPVQFEGSLGKLTVSSVNNPRKMIDAVVTSRSEDDETKEKQVRDKRRQTLVTIEKTYSLLLDVEDYERRYLLSLEGERPALMGERKQKICDMYDNLRGKAPGQDRLSDDHFMQIMCIRKGKRLVARILPFLAPEQAADVLMATARNLPFLIKKDAQDEVLPCLLRPFSHVLYHLPLGTVTSLVQQLTNLPQSAAAPTNLHLTAVLQNKFGLSLLYLVLSRGEELQSSDTNTELMQDNQWTELMLMATRELLRIPQGALAKPVSIPSNLISLFSRYVDQQKLNLLETKLHLVHGIR is encoded by the exons TCCCTGGAGGACTGCCCGCTGGACGAGGATGAAGACGCCTTCCAGGCCCTGGGGGAGGAGGATGAAGACATCGACCAGTTCAACGATGACACCTTCGGCGCTGGGGCCGTCG ATGACGACTGGCAGGAGGCCCATGAGCGGCTGGCGGAGCTGGAGGACAAGGCCGGGTCGAGCCGGGAGCCGGACGGTCCCGTTGGGAACGACGGGGACGTTCTGGGCGATCCCGAGGACGCACTGGCCGAGCGGCTGACGCGGCTCGTCATCGACAGTGAGCTGGAGGACCCGGCCATCATGCAGGCCGTGCACACCAGGGATCCCCCGCag CAGCCTGGAGGGCTGAATTCCAGCATCTGGGACAGCTCGGCCGTGCTGCGGCGCATCCGGGGACCGCTCCTCGCTCAG GAGATGCCGTCGGTGTCTGTGCTGGATTACGCCCTGCCCCAGAGGCCTCCGCAGGCTCGGGATGAGGAGCGGGATCCGTCGGAGCGGGCGCTGCCCCGGCGCTCCTCGTCCCCCGTCATCGGGAGCCCCCCGGTCCGGGTCGTTCCCATCGGCACCCCCCCCAAACAGGCTGGCATCCCAAACTTCAACCAGCAG AATTCCTCCCTCCTGGGCCACCCGTTCCCCCACAGCGTCTCTCCCGTCCTCACACACCTGCAGAGAGCCCAGCTGCTCGGAGGAGCCCAG GCCGGCCGAATGTCCCCCAGCCAGTTTGCCCGGGTGTCCGGGCTGGTGGGGAGCCCGCTGCCCTCCGTGAATcccaagctgctccagggcagagTTGGGCAGATGATGTCCCCGGCCGGAGGGTTCCGTGCCTTTTTcggggctccccccgccccgcccccctcGCAGCTGCCGCACCCTCAGGGCCCCGGATCCCACCTGCAGAACCTGAG gcCGCAGCCCCAGATGTTCCGGCCGGACACGACGCATTTGCACCCCCAGCACCGCCGGCTCCTGCaccagcggcagcagcagaacCGGAA CCAGCACCGGAGCCTCAACGGCTCCGGGGGGGACCGAGGGGGCCACCGGAGCAGCCATCAGGAGCAAATCCGTAAGGATCCCTACGCCAACCTCATGCTGCAGCGGGAAAAGGACTGGGTGTCCAAGATCCAGATgatgcagctgcagagcactgaCCCCTACCTGGATGATTATTATTACCAG aACTACTTCCAGAAGCTGGAGAAGTTGGCAGCAGCCGAGGAAGTGCATGGTGACGGTCCCAAGAAGGAGCGCACTAAACTCATCACCCCTCAGGTGGCCAAGCTGGAGCACACCTACAAGCCAG TGCAGTTTGAGGGCTCGCTGGGAAAACTCACCGTCTCCAGTGTCAACAACCCCCGGAAGATGATCGACGCCGTGGTGACGTCCCGCAGCGAGGATGAC GAGACGAAGGAGAAGCAAGTCCGGGATAAGAGGCGGCAGACCCTCGTCACGATCGAGAAG ACGTACAGCCTCCTCCTGGACGTGGAGGACTACGAGCGCCGCTACCTCCTGAGCCTGGAAGGGGAGCGGCCAGCCCTGATGGGAGAGAGGAAGCAGAAGATCTGTGACATGTATGACAATCTGAGGGGGAAGGCGCCTGGGCAGGACAG GCTGAGCGATGACCACTTCATGCAGATCATGTGCATCCGGAAAGGAAAACGCCTGGTGGCCCGGATCCTTCCCTTCCTGGCTCCGGAGCAAGCGGCCGACGTGCTCATGGCCACGGCCAGGAACCTGCCCTTCCTCATCAAGAAGGATGCTCAGGATGAG GTGCTTCCCTGCCTCTTGAGGCCCTTTTCCCATGTCCTCTACCACCTTCCCTTGGGAACAGTCACCAGCCTTGTGCAGCAGCTCACGAACCTACCTCAGAGCGCCGCCGCTCCCACCAACCTGCACCTCACTGCTGTGCTCCAAAACAAG TTCGGTCTGTCCCTGCTGTACCTGGTCCTGAGCCGAGGGGAGGAATTGCAGAGTTCGGACACAAACACGGAGCTGATGCAGGACAACCAATG GACGGAGCTGATGCTGATGGCGACCCGGGAGCTCCTGCGGATCCCTCAGGGAGCCTTGGCAAAGCCTGTGTCCATCCCCTCCAACTTGATCTCCCTCTTCTCTCGCTACGTCGACCAGCAGAAGCTGAACCTGCTGGAGACGAAATTGCA CTTAGTGCACGGGATCCGGTAG
- the PATL1 gene encoding protein PAT1 homolog 1 isoform X2, with product MALSPVPVPKPGAVPALIPSDGHKEGAEGRDEVEPPLHLGHPDPPEAAAGGGPRSPRGVAEVGDDVGSEAMRKLVPHEGHTSLEDCPLDEDEDAFQALGEEDEDIDQFNDDTFGAGAVDDDWQEAHERLAELEDKAGSSREPDGPVGNDGDVLGDPEDALAERLTRLVIDSELEDPAIMQAVHTRDPPQPGGLNSSIWDSSAVLRRIRGPLLAQEMPSVSVLDYALPQRPPQARDEERDPSERALPRRSSSPVIGSPPVRVVPIGTPPKQAGIPNFNQQILCPKPVHIRATMQQRYPAPYGERMSPNQLCNVPNSSLLGHPFPHSVSPVLTHLQRAQLLGGAQAGRMSPSQFARVSGLVGSPLPSVNPKLLQGRVGQMMSPAGGFRAFFGAPPAPPPSQLPHPQGPGSHLQNLRPQPQMFRPDTTHLHPQHRRLLHQRQQQNRNQHRSLNGSGGDRGGHRSSHQEQIRKDPYANLMLQREKDWVSKIQMMQLQSTDPYLDDYYYQNYFQKLEKLAAAEEVHGDGPKKERTKLITPQVAKLEHTYKPVQFEGSLGKLTVSSVNNPRKMIDAVVTSRSEDDETKEKQVRDKRRQTLVTIEKTYSLLLDVEDYERRYLLSLEGERPALMGERKQKICDMYDNLRGKAPGQDRLSDDHFMQIMCIRKGKRLVARILPFLAPEQAADVLMATARNLPFLIKKDAQDEVLPCLLRPFSHVLYHLPLGTVTSLVQQLTNLPQSAAAPTNLHLTAVLQNKFGLSLLYLVLSRGEELQSSDTNTELMQDNQWTELMLMATRELLRIPQGALAKPVSIPSNLISLFSRYVDQQKLNLLETKLHLVHGIR from the exons TCCCTGGAGGACTGCCCGCTGGACGAGGATGAAGACGCCTTCCAGGCCCTGGGGGAGGAGGATGAAGACATCGACCAGTTCAACGATGACACCTTCGGCGCTGGGGCCGTCG ATGACGACTGGCAGGAGGCCCATGAGCGGCTGGCGGAGCTGGAGGACAAGGCCGGGTCGAGCCGGGAGCCGGACGGTCCCGTTGGGAACGACGGGGACGTTCTGGGCGATCCCGAGGACGCACTGGCCGAGCGGCTGACGCGGCTCGTCATCGACAGTGAGCTGGAGGACCCGGCCATCATGCAGGCCGTGCACACCAGGGATCCCCCGCag CCTGGAGGGCTGAATTCCAGCATCTGGGACAGCTCGGCCGTGCTGCGGCGCATCCGGGGACCGCTCCTCGCTCAG GAGATGCCGTCGGTGTCTGTGCTGGATTACGCCCTGCCCCAGAGGCCTCCGCAGGCTCGGGATGAGGAGCGGGATCCGTCGGAGCGGGCGCTGCCCCGGCGCTCCTCGTCCCCCGTCATCGGGAGCCCCCCGGTCCGGGTCGTTCCCATCGGCACCCCCCCCAAACAGGCTGGCATCCCAAACTTCAACCAGCAG ATCCTGTGTCCCAAGCCTGTCCACATCCGAGCTACCATGCAGCAGCGTTATCCCGCTCCCTATGGAGAGAGGATGTCCCCCAACCAGCTCTGCAATGTTCCG AATTCCTCCCTCCTGGGCCACCCGTTCCCCCACAGCGTCTCTCCCGTCCTCACACACCTGCAGAGAGCCCAGCTGCTCGGAGGAGCCCAG GCCGGCCGAATGTCCCCCAGCCAGTTTGCCCGGGTGTCCGGGCTGGTGGGGAGCCCGCTGCCCTCCGTGAATcccaagctgctccagggcagagTTGGGCAGATGATGTCCCCGGCCGGAGGGTTCCGTGCCTTTTTcggggctccccccgccccgcccccctcGCAGCTGCCGCACCCTCAGGGCCCCGGATCCCACCTGCAGAACCTGAG gcCGCAGCCCCAGATGTTCCGGCCGGACACGACGCATTTGCACCCCCAGCACCGCCGGCTCCTGCaccagcggcagcagcagaacCGGAA CCAGCACCGGAGCCTCAACGGCTCCGGGGGGGACCGAGGGGGCCACCGGAGCAGCCATCAGGAGCAAATCCGTAAGGATCCCTACGCCAACCTCATGCTGCAGCGGGAAAAGGACTGGGTGTCCAAGATCCAGATgatgcagctgcagagcactgaCCCCTACCTGGATGATTATTATTACCAG aACTACTTCCAGAAGCTGGAGAAGTTGGCAGCAGCCGAGGAAGTGCATGGTGACGGTCCCAAGAAGGAGCGCACTAAACTCATCACCCCTCAGGTGGCCAAGCTGGAGCACACCTACAAGCCAG TGCAGTTTGAGGGCTCGCTGGGAAAACTCACCGTCTCCAGTGTCAACAACCCCCGGAAGATGATCGACGCCGTGGTGACGTCCCGCAGCGAGGATGAC GAGACGAAGGAGAAGCAAGTCCGGGATAAGAGGCGGCAGACCCTCGTCACGATCGAGAAG ACGTACAGCCTCCTCCTGGACGTGGAGGACTACGAGCGCCGCTACCTCCTGAGCCTGGAAGGGGAGCGGCCAGCCCTGATGGGAGAGAGGAAGCAGAAGATCTGTGACATGTATGACAATCTGAGGGGGAAGGCGCCTGGGCAGGACAG GCTGAGCGATGACCACTTCATGCAGATCATGTGCATCCGGAAAGGAAAACGCCTGGTGGCCCGGATCCTTCCCTTCCTGGCTCCGGAGCAAGCGGCCGACGTGCTCATGGCCACGGCCAGGAACCTGCCCTTCCTCATCAAGAAGGATGCTCAGGATGAG GTGCTTCCCTGCCTCTTGAGGCCCTTTTCCCATGTCCTCTACCACCTTCCCTTGGGAACAGTCACCAGCCTTGTGCAGCAGCTCACGAACCTACCTCAGAGCGCCGCCGCTCCCACCAACCTGCACCTCACTGCTGTGCTCCAAAACAAG TTCGGTCTGTCCCTGCTGTACCTGGTCCTGAGCCGAGGGGAGGAATTGCAGAGTTCGGACACAAACACGGAGCTGATGCAGGACAACCAATG GACGGAGCTGATGCTGATGGCGACCCGGGAGCTCCTGCGGATCCCTCAGGGAGCCTTGGCAAAGCCTGTGTCCATCCCCTCCAACTTGATCTCCCTCTTCTCTCGCTACGTCGACCAGCAGAAGCTGAACCTGCTGGAGACGAAATTGCA CTTAGTGCACGGGATCCGGTAG
- the PATL1 gene encoding protein PAT1 homolog 1 isoform X1, whose product MALSPVPVPKPGAVPALIPSDGHKEGAEGRDEVEPPLHLGHPDPPEAAAGGGPRSPRGVAEVGDDVGSEAMRKLVPHEGHTSLEDCPLDEDEDAFQALGEEDEDIDQFNDDTFGAGAVDDDWQEAHERLAELEDKAGSSREPDGPVGNDGDVLGDPEDALAERLTRLVIDSELEDPAIMQAVHTRDPPQQPGGLNSSIWDSSAVLRRIRGPLLAQEMPSVSVLDYALPQRPPQARDEERDPSERALPRRSSSPVIGSPPVRVVPIGTPPKQAGIPNFNQQILCPKPVHIRATMQQRYPAPYGERMSPNQLCNVPNSSLLGHPFPHSVSPVLTHLQRAQLLGGAQAGRMSPSQFARVSGLVGSPLPSVNPKLLQGRVGQMMSPAGGFRAFFGAPPAPPPSQLPHPQGPGSHLQNLRPQPQMFRPDTTHLHPQHRRLLHQRQQQNRNQHRSLNGSGGDRGGHRSSHQEQIRKDPYANLMLQREKDWVSKIQMMQLQSTDPYLDDYYYQNYFQKLEKLAAAEEVHGDGPKKERTKLITPQVAKLEHTYKPVQFEGSLGKLTVSSVNNPRKMIDAVVTSRSEDDETKEKQVRDKRRQTLVTIEKTYSLLLDVEDYERRYLLSLEGERPALMGERKQKICDMYDNLRGKAPGQDRLSDDHFMQIMCIRKGKRLVARILPFLAPEQAADVLMATARNLPFLIKKDAQDEVLPCLLRPFSHVLYHLPLGTVTSLVQQLTNLPQSAAAPTNLHLTAVLQNKFGLSLLYLVLSRGEELQSSDTNTELMQDNQWTELMLMATRELLRIPQGALAKPVSIPSNLISLFSRYVDQQKLNLLETKLHLVHGIR is encoded by the exons TCCCTGGAGGACTGCCCGCTGGACGAGGATGAAGACGCCTTCCAGGCCCTGGGGGAGGAGGATGAAGACATCGACCAGTTCAACGATGACACCTTCGGCGCTGGGGCCGTCG ATGACGACTGGCAGGAGGCCCATGAGCGGCTGGCGGAGCTGGAGGACAAGGCCGGGTCGAGCCGGGAGCCGGACGGTCCCGTTGGGAACGACGGGGACGTTCTGGGCGATCCCGAGGACGCACTGGCCGAGCGGCTGACGCGGCTCGTCATCGACAGTGAGCTGGAGGACCCGGCCATCATGCAGGCCGTGCACACCAGGGATCCCCCGCag CAGCCTGGAGGGCTGAATTCCAGCATCTGGGACAGCTCGGCCGTGCTGCGGCGCATCCGGGGACCGCTCCTCGCTCAG GAGATGCCGTCGGTGTCTGTGCTGGATTACGCCCTGCCCCAGAGGCCTCCGCAGGCTCGGGATGAGGAGCGGGATCCGTCGGAGCGGGCGCTGCCCCGGCGCTCCTCGTCCCCCGTCATCGGGAGCCCCCCGGTCCGGGTCGTTCCCATCGGCACCCCCCCCAAACAGGCTGGCATCCCAAACTTCAACCAGCAG ATCCTGTGTCCCAAGCCTGTCCACATCCGAGCTACCATGCAGCAGCGTTATCCCGCTCCCTATGGAGAGAGGATGTCCCCCAACCAGCTCTGCAATGTTCCG AATTCCTCCCTCCTGGGCCACCCGTTCCCCCACAGCGTCTCTCCCGTCCTCACACACCTGCAGAGAGCCCAGCTGCTCGGAGGAGCCCAG GCCGGCCGAATGTCCCCCAGCCAGTTTGCCCGGGTGTCCGGGCTGGTGGGGAGCCCGCTGCCCTCCGTGAATcccaagctgctccagggcagagTTGGGCAGATGATGTCCCCGGCCGGAGGGTTCCGTGCCTTTTTcggggctccccccgccccgcccccctcGCAGCTGCCGCACCCTCAGGGCCCCGGATCCCACCTGCAGAACCTGAG gcCGCAGCCCCAGATGTTCCGGCCGGACACGACGCATTTGCACCCCCAGCACCGCCGGCTCCTGCaccagcggcagcagcagaacCGGAA CCAGCACCGGAGCCTCAACGGCTCCGGGGGGGACCGAGGGGGCCACCGGAGCAGCCATCAGGAGCAAATCCGTAAGGATCCCTACGCCAACCTCATGCTGCAGCGGGAAAAGGACTGGGTGTCCAAGATCCAGATgatgcagctgcagagcactgaCCCCTACCTGGATGATTATTATTACCAG aACTACTTCCAGAAGCTGGAGAAGTTGGCAGCAGCCGAGGAAGTGCATGGTGACGGTCCCAAGAAGGAGCGCACTAAACTCATCACCCCTCAGGTGGCCAAGCTGGAGCACACCTACAAGCCAG TGCAGTTTGAGGGCTCGCTGGGAAAACTCACCGTCTCCAGTGTCAACAACCCCCGGAAGATGATCGACGCCGTGGTGACGTCCCGCAGCGAGGATGAC GAGACGAAGGAGAAGCAAGTCCGGGATAAGAGGCGGCAGACCCTCGTCACGATCGAGAAG ACGTACAGCCTCCTCCTGGACGTGGAGGACTACGAGCGCCGCTACCTCCTGAGCCTGGAAGGGGAGCGGCCAGCCCTGATGGGAGAGAGGAAGCAGAAGATCTGTGACATGTATGACAATCTGAGGGGGAAGGCGCCTGGGCAGGACAG GCTGAGCGATGACCACTTCATGCAGATCATGTGCATCCGGAAAGGAAAACGCCTGGTGGCCCGGATCCTTCCCTTCCTGGCTCCGGAGCAAGCGGCCGACGTGCTCATGGCCACGGCCAGGAACCTGCCCTTCCTCATCAAGAAGGATGCTCAGGATGAG GTGCTTCCCTGCCTCTTGAGGCCCTTTTCCCATGTCCTCTACCACCTTCCCTTGGGAACAGTCACCAGCCTTGTGCAGCAGCTCACGAACCTACCTCAGAGCGCCGCCGCTCCCACCAACCTGCACCTCACTGCTGTGCTCCAAAACAAG TTCGGTCTGTCCCTGCTGTACCTGGTCCTGAGCCGAGGGGAGGAATTGCAGAGTTCGGACACAAACACGGAGCTGATGCAGGACAACCAATG GACGGAGCTGATGCTGATGGCGACCCGGGAGCTCCTGCGGATCCCTCAGGGAGCCTTGGCAAAGCCTGTGTCCATCCCCTCCAACTTGATCTCCCTCTTCTCTCGCTACGTCGACCAGCAGAAGCTGAACCTGCTGGAGACGAAATTGCA CTTAGTGCACGGGATCCGGTAG